GCTCCCCTCCAGCTGAAAAACTATACCGACCGCCGGGGCGTACGCGAGTGGCACCTTGGCACCCAGCCCTACCTGAACTACCGCATATCCGACCAGTGGCAGCTGAAGCTGGAAAGCACCCTGCAGTATGCAGCACTGGAATTCAACAACCTGGATACAAACCGCTACCAGGCTGTGGTGCAGCTTAGCCCCATACTCAGCTACCGGCAGGGGCCCCTGCGCCTGGCGGCCGGCCTTGGGCTGGGATATGCCAGCCTGACCGACAGCAGCAGCACCCGCGTATACCCACAGCTGCAGGCATCCTATCAGCTTCTGCCCGCCATCAGTCCCTATCTCGTCATCGCGGGTGGCATGCGGGCCCTGGACCGGAGCCGGATGATGGCGGATATGCCCTACCTGCGCGAAGACCAGTGGGTGCGACCCTACAGCGAAGACATCAACGTCAAAGCCGGCATTCAGGGCCATGGCCTGGGCCTGCACTACGACCTGGCCGCCACCCTGCGCAGCCTAAAGGGGCTGCCGGTATACTTCGGCACTACACAGGCGGGCGTATACTTTGGCCAGGAGCTGGCACCCGGCTACTTCTTGTACCTGAGCGAAAAGAGCTTTACGGCGGCCGGGCTGGAAGCCCAGCTGGGCTATACGTACAAAAGCTGGGAAACCCAGCTGCGGATGCAGTACCAGTCCTACACACTAGACCGGCTTCCCTACTATTTCCAAATGCCTGAATGGCAGGCCCAGCTACGCACCAGCTATCTGTGGGCCAATAAGATACGCGGCACCCTGCTGCTAAACCACTATGGCAGCAGAACAATGGGGCTAAGCCCGGAGGGCAACCCGATAGAGGCCGATGCGTACCTAGACCTAAATGCCGCGTTTGACTATGCGATTTCGCAGCAATTTTCCGTATTTTGTCAGTTCAACAATCTGCTGGGCAGCGCTTATGAACGATGGATCGGCTATCGGGAACGGCCGCTGGACTTCAGACTAGGAGGAACGGTAAGTTTCTGAAAAACGAGCTAAGCCTGTGCGATGACCGAAACCCCAACGCCATGAATGCCGACCACACTGCCTATCTACAGCTTGCCTTTCGCGAGCTGGCGCACTTTTCGCTTCCCGGCATTGGTACCCTGAACAAAACCCTGGCAGGGGCGCGCATAGATGCGAACTCAAACATCATCTATCCACCTACCGAACGCTTCGAGTTCACCCCAGGCACAGAGAAGTACAAAGATTACTTTGCCCAGCTGCTGGTACGCCGTGCCAGGCTGGACGAAACAGCCGCCGAACAGGCCGTTCAGCGCATCGTGCAGGAGATCCGCCACTCGCTGGACGACACCCGCGCGTTTGATGTGCCTGGCATCGGCAGGTTTGTACAGGCTGGCAATCAGCTCAGCTTCGAATTGACCAGCGAAGACCCCACCCTCCAAACCTTTGGGCTTAGGCCTGTTTCTATCTCCGAGGTAGGCAAGGAGCAACTAGAGAAAGTGCAAGAAAAACGAGAAAAGGCCCAGAGCAGCAAAAAGAAGAACGAGAAAAAACAAAAGTCGAAGGCCGACACGAAAGCCCGGGAGCAAAAGACACCCGCTGCCAAACAGACAGCCACTGGAGCCGGACGCAGGGGCAACAGGCGGATACGGCTGCTACTGGCAACACTGGCCGTGCTACTGGTGGGCCTGGGTGCACTCGTCTACCTGAACCGACACGAACTGGAAAAAAGCCTGGAAAAACAACCCGTAGCTACAGCGGAAGCAGACAGCCCGGCGGAAGCGGTAGAGAACCCCGCAGAAACATCTAGCCCAACGACAGAGGAGCCAGCAGCCACAGTGGAGGCCAGCAAAGCGGCGGAAACAGCAACACAAGCCAACGTGCCGGAGGAGCCTAAGGCCCAGACAAACACCACGAAACCTAGCCGGAAATTGCAGCCAGCACATGGCCGACCCCAAAAGGCTCCTGTAATCAACGAAAAACCGAGTAATACCCCTATCCAGACAGGTAATCTGAATGCCACCGCCCCTGCCACCGCCTACCAGCTGGTACTCAAGCAGGTATACAACAGCGAAGCCAAAGCCCGAGAAGAGGCCACATTCTGGCAGGAGTATGGCGGTACGCTGATCCGCCAGGGGCAGGGGTATACCATCCTATTCTACACCAGCAAGAGCCTGGCTGCCGTACGGGCACGGCAGAAACAGATGGAAAGCAGCGGCGATCTGTACGTTGGGCAGAGCAAGATTATTCCCTAATCCCGCGCACGGACCTGGGTAAGGACTAGAAAAACAAGACATGAAGGGCGGAGCAAAGAACGGTATACGGCAATGGACCCGGCGTCGGGCTACTTTTTTGCTGCTAGCCGTGTTTGGAGGGATACTGGGCAGCTGCGAAAGCAACAATCCTGCCGGCGCAACAGCCGAAGGAGCGGGCGGCCTGCGGGTGCAAACCGAATGGGTGCACTTTGAGCAACTGATGGATAGCCTGAACCAGGCACTGGCAAAGCGGATAGACTGCCAGCTATGGTACCAGCAGCATGTGGCCCCCCATCGGCGGATCCTGGCGCACTGGCTATGGGGCGGCGCACAGCAGGACATGACCGAGGATGAGTTGGCCCAGCTCAGCTATCGTATTGATAGCCTGGTGACCCGGCACCCTGCCCAGGCCGACCACGACCTGGGACGCATGCTATGCAGCTGGGTGCAAGACCCCCACACCCCCAGGCTGCTAGACAGCCTGCAGGCCCACCTAAGCCCAAAACTGCGGCTGGAGCAGCAGCTGCAGCCAGCACTAAACAAGCTACGGACGCTTTTCCCGAATGAAATACCCGGACGGGCCAAGCTGGGCACCATTGTAATGGGCTACGACCCGCGCCTCCCACTTAGCTACACCTACCCCAAGGATGAACTGATGACGGCTGTGCTGGATAGCACGCTGTATGTAATGATTGGGCTAGACTACTTTGCGGGGCCAGACTTCCCCATTCTGCACCCCGAACTATTGCAGAGTGCCTACTTCCGCCAGCGCTTTGCGCCCAGATATGCCACCAAGCGTATCCTGGAGGGCATTATCTCCAACCTCGTACATCCCCCCCGGCTGGTGCCAGCAGGCAGCAGCCAGCCGCCAACGTTTCTGGCCCACATGCTACACGAGGGCATAGACCTATACCTGCTACACCAGCTGCTGCCTGGGCTGCCGCTACAGGACCTGCTGTACTGGGATGCCAAGCAGCTGGAATGGGCACAGGCACAGGAACCCCTGCTATACAAGCACTTCCTGGGCTTGCTGTTCGAAACACAGGCGTATAAGTTTACCGACTACCTGTACCCCCGGCCCAGTGTGCAGATGCGGGGTATTCCGGGTGGGCAGGCTGCGCCGCCCTATCTGGGTGCATATATTGGGTATCAGATTATTTCTGCCTACCAGGCACAGCATCCAGGCCGGCCACTTGCCGAGCTGGTAGCCCAGCAAGACTGGCAAAAGCTGCTGAAGGAAAGCGGCTACAAGCCCGCGCTGTAATTAAGGAGAAAGAGCCCTGCTGACTATAGCACCGGCAGAAAGCGTGGGCCATGAATGTGGGTAAACAACAGAAACCGCCTGTTTTATTGCCGAATCCTGGCAAAGGCAAGTCGTATGGTTTGCACCCGCCGTTGACGCCACTACCATTCGAAAGCGAAGACCATGATGTCGTCGCTGTTTTCAGTCCGGGCTTCGTTCTTCCAGGCTGTAAAACTGCTCTTCATGGCCTGGAACTGCTCGTTCAGGCTTAGGTGGCTATTGGATAGAAGTACATCGCTAAAGCGCTTGGATGAAAATTTTCGGCGCTCGGGTCCGCCTATCTGGTCGGTAATTCCGTCGGAAAACAGGAATACCCGATCGCCCCTTTCCAACTTTAGTGTCTGGTTGGTAAAGGAGCTGTGCGCTATCAGGCTTCCTCCTATGGGCTGGCGGTCGCCCTTCAGCTCGTTCAGCTGGCCGTTTCGCAGGTGGTACAGGGGGCGGTAGGCACCGGCAAAGTCCATAAGTCCGGTCTCTGCATCGATGCTGACGAGCGCAATGTCCATTCCGTCATGGCCGCCCGTCTCGTCTTGCCTCAGGCCCTTGCGTACGCTTAGGTCCAGTTCGGCCAGTATAAGCCTGGGATTCACAATCTCCTGCTCATTCACAATCTGGTTCAGCAGGTTGTAGGCCATCACGGTCATAAAGGCACCCGGTACGCCATGGCCCGTACAGTCTACTGCAGCTACCAGTATGCGTCCCTTCTTCTTGTTTACCCAGTAGAAGTCGCCGCACACGATGTCTTTGGCTTCGTACAGGATCTCGTGCTGGGGCAGATGCTGGCCAATAACGTCCTCGGCGGGCAAGATGCTGTACTGAATACGCCTGGCATACTCTATGCTGTCGGTAATGCTGCGGTTTTTGTCCTCCAGTTCGCTGGTGCGCTCTGCCACCTTGGCCTCCAGCTTCTGGTACAGGTTACTATTGGCCAGGGTAGCAGCAGCATGGCGCGAGAAAAGATCGAGAAACTCCTGCTTTAGGGCATCGAAGTGGTCCTTTCGGTCGCTCTCTAGGTACAGCACAGCCATTACATTACCCCCACTATTTTCAATGCGGTGCACATACACCCCGCGTGTGCGGTGTGTGTGCACATAGCTATCCAGCCTCCAGGTGTCGTCTCGGTAGGCATTGGGGAGGATCAGGGGCTCCTGTGTATCGTTGGCATAGGTAAGGACTGGGGCTGGCAGGTTCTCCACCAGCTCGCTTTGATCCAGGTACTTCAGGTCCAGCTCTCCCTCCGGGTAGTAGGCCTGCACGGCATAGCGCAGCATGTTGTGGTCAAAGAGCAGGATGACACCCTTTTTGCTCGCCGTCTTGCTGGTGGCCAGCAGGATGATGCGCTCGAGCGAGCTATTGATGTTTACCTCCTCTGCCAGGATCTGGCCACAGAGGTTTAGGTCGGCCAGCATGTTTACCCGTGCATCCAGCTCCTTATCCAGCACATAGCTTTTTGCCGCCTCTTCTATGGTCATTTGCAGGTCCTTGCTGTCCCACGGCTTAGCCATGTAGCGGTACAGGTTGGCATGGTTCACGGCATTGCCCACGGCATCGGCACTGGCCTGGCCCGTAAGCAGGATCTTGCGGATGCGGGGGTTTATTTTGTTGACCTTGATCAGGAATTCATCTCCTTTCATACCCGGCATCAGGTGGTCGGATATAACAATGGCGATCTCGTGGGTATTATCCTGCATAGACTCTTGCAGGTAGACGAGCGCATCCTCGGCGTTATCGGAAATCTCCAGGGCAAACCGGTCTCCAAGCCCGAGTTTTAACTCCTCGCGCAGGCTGTTGAGGACGGTAACCTCGTCGTCCACGCACATGATGACCATTTTATCCATGCCTTGCGCTAAGCCGTTAGATTTACGCTCAAAATTGCCACAATAAACAAAAATATAGGCAAAGCTCGCCCGGCTGGCACAATAAAGTAAGCTGCCGACCTGCTCATACCTGGATCTTCTCCTCCTCGCTGGGGTCCTCCATTTCCCCCTCTCGCATAGCAGGCAGCTCTATGGTAAAGGTCGAGCCTTTGCCTGACTCAGAATCCAGGCGGATGGTGCCTCCATGCTTTTCGATGATCTTTTTGCAGATGTCGAGCCCCAGGCCGGTGCCCTCTCCTTTCTTTTTGGTGGTAAAGAAGGGTTCGAATATCTTTTCCCGAATGTCCTCGGGTATGCCGGGGCCATCATCCTGTATCCGCACCTTCACGCGCCCATCCTCTTCCCACAGCTTCAGGTCCAGCAGCCCCTTTCCGCCCATGGCCTGCACGGCATTAGCGATAATGTTGGTCCACACCTGGCCTAGCTCATCTCCATTGCCCAGCACAGGAGGCACGAGCCCGAAGCTTGTGTGCAGCTCTATGCCATGCTTTATTTTATTATGGTAAAGCACCAGTATGGTCTCCAGGCTTTCCTGCATGTTTATCGGTATCAGCACATCATCATCCTGGCGGCGGCTGTAGTTTTTCAGGTTAAAGACGATTTTGTTTGTTTTAGTAATGGCCAGCTCTATGTTCTTTGTGTTATTGTACATGGCACCTAGCTGGTATATCAGGCGGCTGAGTGCATAGGGATCATGAGCCTCAAAGAGTGGCAGGTATTTCTCCAGGTCTGTGCGGAAGCCTGCATCGATCAGGTTACGGGCCACTTCGTCCGCGTCCTCTACATCTTCACGCTCCAGGATGTTGATCATTGTCTTTCTCAGCTCCCGCTGGGCATTCAGGGTCATGTGCTCGGCAGGGCTATCTCTCAGGTCTCTCTGTAGGGCTGCCCACAGCCCCCGCTGCTGCTCATCCAGGGTGTTTACCAGCGGGGGCAGTTTATTCAGCAGGTCGGGCAGGTTTTCCTTAATGTTTGCAATACTACTCTTGATAGCGCCCAGGGGGCTATTGATCTCATGGGCTACGCTGGCCACCAGCTGGCCCAGTACGGCCATTTTCTCGCTCAGGATCATCTTGTTTTGCGTGCCCCGCAGCTCCGTCAGGGTGTTCTGCAGGGCCTGGGTGCGTTCATGCACCATTCGGTCCAGGTTCGCATTCATGTGCTCTAGTTGGCCATTGGCCAGGCGCAGCTTCTCCTCCGCCTCTCTCATTTCGGCCTGTGCCTTTTTTAGCTCTTTCACCGTGCCCCACAGTTTTTCCTCCTGTCTGCGCAGGTTTCGGTTACTTTCCTTATTCGTTGCCTCTTGCTCCCATAGCTTGTGCAGGGTATTTCCTACCACATTTGCCATCTCGTTGAAGCTCCTCACCAGGTCTCCTATTTCATCCTTGCCCTCATAGGCTACGGGTTCTTCCAGCTTACCATTCCGGATGATCTCCCTGGTGGCCCTGCGCACTTCCTGCAGGGGGGCAAACACGTTTGCCTCCAGCGCCTTGGGTATGCCTTTGCTGGCCTTATACATCTGCCAGATCAGCGTGATAGAAATAAGCCCGGAAACAGCCAACAGGATCCAGGCAACGGTGGTGGTTCGGTCCTGTCTGGCTGCCTGCTCTACAGCCAGGGCCTCTGCCAGCAGCTGTGCGATCGGGGGTTTTGCGCCCTCAAATGCGATCCGGGCTTGCTCCATTTCCACTACGGCAGCGTCATGCTGCCTGATTCCCTGTGCGGTTCTACTTTTACCCGTCCGCCTCAGCGCTGTTACTTGTGCGTCCGCCTTCGCATAGGCATCCGCCTGGCGCTCCAGCACAGTCAGGTAGCTTTCCAGCTTTGCATAGGCCGGCGCATCGGGCTCTGCGCTCTGCTGCCGTGCTGCTGCCAGGGTGCTGCGGGCAGCAGCCAGGGTGCCAGGCAGGCTGTATGCAGCCGTGTCCGGTGGGGTGCCGGGGTCTGCGCCGGCTGCAGCCACAGGGGCACCAGGCTGTAGCCGGGCTTGCCCTACCAGTGCATCCAGTTTTCCGAGTGCCTGTACGGTGGGGACGGATATCCCCGGTGACCGGAACACTTGTATGATAGCCGCTCCCCCCAGCAGGCTAAGCAGGAGCAGGAAAAGTGCCCATATAGACATTTTGCGAACCTGAGTGTCTATCAGCTGATGAATCCTTGTCTTTGCCATGGCACCGTTGGTTTTGGGTGGAGATAAGGGATACATGGAAGCCCGCGCTGGCCTCCGTGCAGTCGAACTTTTCAAAGTACGAAAAAAAGCGGGCCCCTACGCAAGCTGGGCACAGGTCTAAATCTCTTCTCCGGCCAGGTATCTGCGCACTATTCCGAGGGTTTGATCCACAAACCGCTGCTCGGCCTGCCAGCTCCAGCCGGCTATGTGGGGGGTAAGGATGACGGAGGGATGGGCCTGTAGGGCCTGCATCTGCCGCTGCTGCACAGCCGTTAGCCGATCCAGCTTTTCGTTCTCCAGCACATCCAGGGCCGCACCCAGCACCCGCCCACTGGCCAGGGCGGATAGTAGGGCCTGTGTATCTACCACAGGCCCCCTGCTGGTGTTTACAAGCCACAGCGGTTGTGCAAAGCCAGCCAGCCGGCGGGCATCTAGCCAGTGGTGGTTGGCCGGGTCTAGCGGGATATGCAGGCTGAGCACCTGGCACTGTGCCTGCAGTGCGGCAAGGGGTGCGGCCTCGGCGTAGGCATCGGCATAGTCGGCCTGGTCTCTGTCGTAGGCCAACACGCGCACCCCCAGGCCTGCCAGCCGGCGGGCAAAGGCCCTGCCGGTGTGGCCATAGCCCACAATGCCCACTACCTTGCCGCCCAATTCTTCGCCCATATTGGCCTGGCGCAGCCACTGGCCCCTCCGCACCTCGGCATCGGAGCGGGGTATGTGGTGTAGCAGGCCCAGCAGCAGGCCCAGCGCATGCTCGCCCACTGCATCGCTATTAGCCCCCAGGGTAGGCACCACCCGGATGCCGGCTGCCGCCAGGGCTGGCAGATCCAGGTGGTCCAGGCCTGCGCCGGTGCGGATAACCAGGCGCAGCCGGGGGGCCTGCCGTAGCTGATCGGCTGTAAGGGCCAGCTTGCTCCGCAGCACCAGCACCTCGGCATCGGCCAGGGCCAGGGTCGCCTCTGTGCCGGTGCAGTCGGGCACATAGCGGTAGGTAAGGCCTAGCTGCCCCAAGCCCTCTATCATACTATCCAGGTATCGGTCTATCAGAACCACATGCATGCCACAAAGGTAAGGGTCCGACGCAAGTACGGGTAGATCGGCCCGAATGTGTATGTTTGCAGCAAGCATGACTGCCCGTGCGAATCGCCCTGCTTATAAGCTCCCTTGTTTTTTGCCTGGCTGGGCAGGTGCCTGGGCAGGCCCGGGCGCAAGACACTACGCTGCTGGAAATAGATGACCTGGTGAAAGTGGTAGACAAGCTAGACAGCCAGGGCACACACATCGATACCGTAACGTACTGGACACTGGGGTGCAAGGCGAACCTGAACTATAGCATGGTTACGCTGGAAAACTGGGCACAGGGGGGCGAAAGCTCCATTGCCTTTTTGGGCACCGTAAACACCTTTGCCCGGTACAAGCGCGACCGCATCCGGTTTGAGACAACCCTGGATGCCAGCTACGGCATTCAAAGCCTGGGCGAAACGGGCGTGCGCAAGAATGAGGACCGGATGGACCTGAACATGACCCTTGGCTATGCCACTACTCCGGTGCTCAACTATTCTGCCCTATTTAATTTTCGTTCGCAGTTTACGCCCGGCTATGCGTATCCCAATGATTCTGCTGTTGTTTCGCGCTTCTTCTCGCCTGCCTACATCGTCGTTTCCGCAGGCTTGGAATACAAGCCCTTTCCGTACCTCAAGTTTAACCTGGCTCCCCTGTCGAGCAAGCTGACCCTGGTAACCAGCCAGCAGCTAGCCAACCAAGGGGCCTTTGGGGTAGAGCCTGCCGAGCGGGACGGAAGTGGGCGCATTGTGAAACCTGGCAAGGTGTTTCGCCAGGAAACAGGGGCCTCTTTCTTTGCGCGCTTTCAGCGGGAGGTGGCAAAGAATGTGGTGATAGACCAGAAGTTGGACCTCTTCAACGGCTATGCACAAGATAACCCGAGAAGCCGCGGAAAAGTGGACGTAAACAGCGAGACCAGTATCCAGCTAAAGGTGAATCGCTTCTTAAGCGCTAGCATCTTTGTGCAGCTTATTTATGACGAAGATGCCGAGGTTCCGCTGTATGAGCGGCGGGGTGGCCAGCGGGTGCAGGTGGGTACTGGGCCACGCACCCAGCTCAAGCACGTATCGGGTGTGGGCCTGAGCATGACTTTTGAAGAAAGACGCTGATGGGCCAGAGGCTGGGCCAGGAAAAGAGGTGGCCCGCCTGCGGTGGCCCAATCCATAACTTTCGTCTGTGAAATACCGTACTTACCTGACGGACGGTAAGCGTATCCGGTACATTCACCCTTTTCCCAATCGACCCATGAGGTTTTACAAAAGCACTGTACACTTCAGTATCTCGAAAGGTTGGATGCTTTTCAAGATGACTTGGATGAGCCTACTTTTCATCAGCAGCGGGGTTTTCTTCTCCGATTACGTTCTGCATACGGAAACTACTCCCGTGCATAGGGTTGCCCTGATTGCCGGGGCCTGTATGTTTTTTGGGCTGGGCATTGCCAGCGTATGGGT
The Bacteroidota bacterium DNA segment above includes these coding regions:
- a CDS encoding SpoIIE family protein phosphatase, whose product is MDKMVIMCVDDEVTVLNSLREELKLGLGDRFALEISDNAEDALVYLQESMQDNTHEIAIVISDHLMPGMKGDEFLIKVNKINPRIRKILLTGQASADAVGNAVNHANLYRYMAKPWDSKDLQMTIEEAAKSYVLDKELDARVNMLADLNLCGQILAEEVNINSSLERIILLATSKTASKKGVILLFDHNMLRYAVQAYYPEGELDLKYLDQSELVENLPAPVLTYANDTQEPLILPNAYRDDTWRLDSYVHTHRTRGVYVHRIENSGGNVMAVLYLESDRKDHFDALKQEFLDLFSRHAAATLANSNLYQKLEAKVAERTSELEDKNRSITDSIEYARRIQYSILPAEDVIGQHLPQHEILYEAKDIVCGDFYWVNKKKGRILVAAVDCTGHGVPGAFMTVMAYNLLNQIVNEQEIVNPRLILAELDLSVRKGLRQDETGGHDGMDIALVSIDAETGLMDFAGAYRPLYHLRNGQLNELKGDRQPIGGSLIAHSSFTNQTLKLERGDRVFLFSDGITDQIGGPERRKFSSKRFSDVLLSNSHLSLNEQFQAMKSSFTAWKNEARTENSDDIMVFAFEW
- a CDS encoding DUF3078 domain-containing protein codes for the protein MRIALLISSLVFCLAGQVPGQARAQDTTLLEIDDLVKVVDKLDSQGTHIDTVTYWTLGCKANLNYSMVTLENWAQGGESSIAFLGTVNTFARYKRDRIRFETTLDASYGIQSLGETGVRKNEDRMDLNMTLGYATTPVLNYSALFNFRSQFTPGYAYPNDSAVVSRFFSPAYIVVSAGLEYKPFPYLKFNLAPLSSKLTLVTSQQLANQGAFGVEPAERDGSGRIVKPGKVFRQETGASFFARFQREVAKNVVIDQKLDLFNGYAQDNPRSRGKVDVNSETSIQLKVNRFLSASIFVQLIYDEDAEVPLYERRGGQRVQVGTGPRTQLKHVSGVGLSMTFEERR
- a CDS encoding ATP-binding protein, whose amino-acid sequence is MAKTRIHQLIDTQVRKMSIWALFLLLLSLLGGAAIIQVFRSPGISVPTVQALGKLDALVGQARLQPGAPVAAAGADPGTPPDTAAYSLPGTLAAARSTLAAARQQSAEPDAPAYAKLESYLTVLERQADAYAKADAQVTALRRTGKSRTAQGIRQHDAAVVEMEQARIAFEGAKPPIAQLLAEALAVEQAARQDRTTTVAWILLAVSGLISITLIWQMYKASKGIPKALEANVFAPLQEVRRATREIIRNGKLEEPVAYEGKDEIGDLVRSFNEMANVVGNTLHKLWEQEATNKESNRNLRRQEEKLWGTVKELKKAQAEMREAEEKLRLANGQLEHMNANLDRMVHERTQALQNTLTELRGTQNKMILSEKMAVLGQLVASVAHEINSPLGAIKSSIANIKENLPDLLNKLPPLVNTLDEQQRGLWAALQRDLRDSPAEHMTLNAQRELRKTMINILEREDVEDADEVARNLIDAGFRTDLEKYLPLFEAHDPYALSRLIYQLGAMYNNTKNIELAITKTNKIVFNLKNYSRRQDDDVLIPINMQESLETILVLYHNKIKHGIELHTSFGLVPPVLGNGDELGQVWTNIIANAVQAMGGKGLLDLKLWEEDGRVKVRIQDDGPGIPEDIREKIFEPFFTTKKKGEGTGLGLDICKKIIEKHGGTIRLDSESGKGSTFTIELPAMREGEMEDPSEEEKIQV
- a CDS encoding phosphoglycerate dehydrogenase, which codes for MHVVLIDRYLDSMIEGLGQLGLTYRYVPDCTGTEATLALADAEVLVLRSKLALTADQLRQAPRLRLVIRTGAGLDHLDLPALAAAGIRVVPTLGANSDAVGEHALGLLLGLLHHIPRSDAEVRRGQWLRQANMGEELGGKVVGIVGYGHTGRAFARRLAGLGVRVLAYDRDQADYADAYAEAAPLAALQAQCQVLSLHIPLDPANHHWLDARRLAGFAQPLWLVNTSRGPVVDTQALLSALASGRVLGAALDVLENEKLDRLTAVQQRQMQALQAHPSVILTPHIAGWSWQAEQRFVDQTLGIVRRYLAGEEI
- a CDS encoding TonB-dependent receptor, coding for MRPSPENKPRALGHLLGLAALLWLPLCSLAQYNPLAGRDTLTLVRERIESLPPSAKPTFSIPQPDLSFDGQGLQFQPDSIAYAPRAGAFPVGYEAVPKPVWERLKNNYLMVGLGAYITPVFRAYVTNGRSTKTHWALQAEHFSSPNGHTDYANFSEQDVQASGRILRERYSLFGRAHFAYQQRNHFADTLVDRWKANENSVDQVALERQIRQRFFVIELEGGIENNKRDARLDYRAPLQLKNYTDRRGVREWHLGTQPYLNYRISDQWQLKLESTLQYAALEFNNLDTNRYQAVVQLSPILSYRQGPLRLAAGLGLGYASLTDSSSTRVYPQLQASYQLLPAISPYLVIAGGMRALDRSRMMADMPYLREDQWVRPYSEDINVKAGIQGHGLGLHYDLAATLRSLKGLPVYFGTTQAGVYFGQELAPGYFLYLSEKSFTAAGLEAQLGYTYKSWETQLRMQYQSYTLDRLPYYFQMPEWQAQLRTSYLWANKIRGTLLLNHYGSRTMGLSPEGNPIEADAYLDLNAAFDYAISQQFSVFCQFNNLLGSAYERWIGYRERPLDFRLGGTVSF